The Saccharomonospora cyanea NA-134 genome includes a region encoding these proteins:
- a CDS encoding ComEC/Rec2 family competence protein, with the protein MTRMDAGRHDWRLVPAAVTVWAGTALGLLWGWWAGLVYGLTGGACAVVLWRWASRGGRDRRRWRPAAGALLVCGLLTVWPTTARLHTAEHDPLREQARRGEEVTLTVVVAQRPRPVHTSGYGSRPGGSRSVLVPVDVVSTVSGGEDVGSEGRVLLLGTAESWDGVLAGQRVTVRAELAPARPHEMTVAVGYVRGPPDLEEEPPWWQRATEALREEFRLVSGVLGEEPAGLLPGLVVGDTSALSSRVEQEFLEAGMSHLTAVSGSNVAIVCGAVLLLARVLRCGPRTSAALAAVALAGFVALVGYEPSVLRAGVMGAVGLLALVLGRRGSALPALAAAVCVLGLHDPEMAVSMGFVLSVVATAGLVLLAPRWSRALSRRGLPRGTAEALVVPTVAFLVTAPVIAGMAGEVSLVSVVANLLAAPVVAPVTVLGVVAAVLAPWWPGAAEIVVHIVGPGVQWLILVARHAAAIPGAVLHWPSGWWGAVLAALVVAVVVCGMRYRRTRSLFALLAVVVLVLAVPTRVLAPGWPPDDWVLVACDVGQGDGLVLATGERGRAVVVDTGPDPLLLDRCLERLDVERVPLVVLTHLHADHVGGLASVFDGRAVGAVAVGPGRSPGWAWDDVLGAATARGVPVVELGAGDRLTWPELRLDVLAPTAPVTAPAEDADGTTVNNSSVVLRATTPAGRILLTGDVELSAQADLLAGEDLRAEILKVPHHGSRYTLPGFLTAVSPRIAVTSVGADNSYGHPSPVTLKVLAGVGSLVTRTDTGGDTAVVVDEGEPAVVTRGAAPRRRPGRTGGLSRRVRSARPPPTAARWPWGRRGRRVRRGSSARHR; encoded by the coding sequence ATGACGCGCATGGACGCGGGAAGACACGATTGGCGGCTGGTCCCGGCTGCCGTGACGGTGTGGGCGGGCACGGCCCTCGGCCTGCTGTGGGGCTGGTGGGCGGGACTGGTGTACGGCCTCACCGGGGGTGCCTGCGCGGTGGTGCTGTGGAGATGGGCCTCGCGTGGCGGGCGCGACCGCCGCCGATGGAGACCCGCTGCCGGTGCACTGCTGGTGTGTGGACTGCTCACGGTGTGGCCGACCACGGCACGCCTGCACACCGCGGAGCACGACCCGCTGAGGGAACAGGCACGGCGAGGCGAGGAGGTGACGCTGACGGTTGTGGTCGCGCAACGGCCACGACCCGTGCACACGAGCGGGTACGGGTCGCGGCCGGGCGGGAGCAGGTCGGTGCTTGTTCCCGTCGACGTTGTGTCCACGGTGTCCGGCGGTGAGGACGTCGGTTCCGAGGGCCGAGTGCTGCTCCTGGGCACCGCGGAATCCTGGGACGGCGTGCTTGCCGGGCAGCGGGTGACGGTGCGTGCGGAGCTGGCGCCCGCTCGTCCGCACGAGATGACGGTCGCGGTCGGGTACGTGCGTGGCCCGCCTGACTTGGAAGAGGAACCACCGTGGTGGCAACGAGCCACCGAGGCGCTGCGGGAGGAGTTCCGGCTCGTCTCCGGCGTGCTGGGGGAGGAGCCGGCGGGTCTGCTGCCGGGTCTGGTCGTCGGTGACACGAGCGCGCTGTCGAGCCGTGTCGAGCAGGAGTTCCTCGAAGCGGGGATGTCGCATCTGACCGCGGTTTCTGGTTCCAACGTGGCCATTGTGTGCGGAGCGGTGCTGCTGCTGGCTCGGGTGCTGCGGTGTGGGCCGCGCACTTCGGCGGCGCTCGCCGCGGTCGCCCTGGCCGGCTTCGTCGCCCTCGTGGGCTACGAGCCGAGTGTCCTGCGTGCTGGTGTGATGGGTGCGGTGGGACTGCTCGCCCTGGTACTGGGCCGCCGGGGCTCGGCTCTGCCCGCGTTGGCCGCGGCGGTGTGCGTACTTGGGCTCCACGACCCCGAAATGGCCGTGAGCATGGGATTCGTGCTGTCGGTGGTGGCGACGGCGGGGCTGGTGCTACTGGCGCCGCGATGGTCTCGGGCGTTGTCCCGGCGTGGCCTGCCGAGGGGGACGGCCGAGGCGTTGGTGGTGCCGACGGTGGCGTTCCTGGTGACCGCGCCGGTCATCGCCGGGATGGCGGGCGAGGTGAGCCTGGTGTCCGTCGTCGCGAACCTGCTGGCGGCTCCGGTGGTGGCTCCGGTGACCGTGCTGGGGGTCGTGGCCGCGGTTCTCGCACCGTGGTGGCCCGGTGCGGCCGAGATCGTCGTGCACATCGTCGGCCCGGGGGTGCAGTGGCTGATCCTCGTCGCGCGACATGCGGCGGCGATACCCGGCGCGGTGCTGCACTGGCCGTCGGGGTGGTGGGGTGCGGTACTCGCCGCACTCGTCGTGGCTGTGGTCGTGTGCGGCATGCGGTATCGCCGAACACGGTCGCTGTTCGCGCTCCTCGCGGTCGTAGTGCTCGTGCTCGCCGTACCCACGCGAGTGTTGGCGCCCGGCTGGCCACCCGACGACTGGGTGCTCGTCGCGTGCGATGTGGGCCAGGGCGACGGTCTCGTGCTGGCCACGGGAGAGCGAGGGCGGGCGGTGGTCGTGGACACCGGCCCCGACCCGCTGCTGCTCGACCGCTGTCTCGAACGACTCGACGTCGAACGCGTGCCGTTGGTGGTGCTGACCCACCTGCACGCCGACCACGTGGGTGGGCTCGCCTCGGTGTTCGACGGACGGGCCGTGGGGGCGGTGGCCGTGGGACCGGGACGTAGCCCGGGCTGGGCGTGGGACGACGTGCTCGGGGCGGCCACCGCGCGCGGTGTACCGGTGGTGGAACTGGGGGCAGGCGATCGACTCACGTGGCCCGAACTCCGGCTCGACGTGCTGGCGCCGACCGCGCCCGTCACCGCACCGGCCGAGGACGCCGACGGCACCACGGTCAACAACAGCTCGGTGGTGCTGCGCGCCACCACCCCGGCGGGCCGCATCCTGCTGACCGGGGACGTGGAACTCTCCGCGCAGGCGGACCTCCTCGCGGGTGAGGACCTCCGCGCGGAGATCCTCAAGGTCCCGCATCACGGCAGCCGGTACACGCTCCCGGGCTTCCTCACGGCGGTGTCGCCACGGATCGCGGTCACCAGCGTGGGGGCGGACAACTCCTACGGCCATCCCAGCCCGGTGACGCTGAAGGTGCTCGCCGGAGTGGGGTCGCTGGTGACCAGGACCGACACCGGAGGCGACACGGCCGTCGTGGTGGACGAGGGTGAACCCGCCGTGGTGACGCGGGGTGCGGCGCCGCGTCGGCGGCCGGGCCGAACCGGAGGACTCAGCCGTCGAGTGCGGTCTGCACGGCCTCCACCGACGGCGGCACGGTGGCCTTGGGGCCGACGCGGTCGCCGAGTGCGTCGAGGGTCTTCAGCCCGTCACCGGTGA
- the thrC gene encoding threonine synthase, translated as MTAVVSTPSRRAVDLGPAVELVSKEEGHRQPLAPEFVSPHDFSPLEVAYDFGRVRREDIESGPRNIWRYKKLLPVPSNVEEIPNTEPGCTRLVRADRLAKELGVRRLWVKDDTGNPTHSFKDRVVAVALAAAREFGFDTLACPSTGNLANAVAAAAARAGWRSVVLIPSSLERAKVLTTAVYDGALIAVDGNYDDVNRLATELAAEHESWAFVNVNVRPYYSEGSKTLAFEVAEQLGWRLPEQIVVPIASGSQLTKVDKGFRELGELGLVDAASYRVFGAQATGCSPVSAAFRDGHDVVRPVRPDTIARSLAIGNPADGPYVLDTVRRTGGAISDVSDDEVVEGIRLLARTEGIFTETAGGVTVATAKKLLEAGKLDPDAETVLLITGDGLKTLDALGDRVGPKATVPPSVEAVQTALDG; from the coding sequence ATGACCGCAGTTGTATCCACGCCCTCCCGCCGTGCCGTCGACCTGGGCCCCGCCGTGGAACTCGTGTCGAAGGAGGAGGGCCACCGCCAGCCGCTGGCTCCGGAGTTCGTCTCCCCGCACGACTTCTCGCCGCTGGAGGTCGCCTACGACTTCGGGCGCGTGCGCCGGGAGGACATCGAATCCGGACCGCGCAACATCTGGCGCTACAAGAAGCTGCTCCCCGTTCCGTCGAACGTCGAGGAGATCCCGAACACCGAGCCCGGCTGTACCCGGCTGGTGCGAGCGGACCGGCTCGCGAAGGAACTCGGTGTGCGGCGACTGTGGGTGAAGGACGACACCGGCAACCCGACGCACTCGTTCAAGGACCGTGTGGTGGCCGTGGCTCTGGCTGCCGCTCGTGAGTTCGGCTTCGACACCCTTGCCTGCCCCTCCACCGGCAATCTCGCCAACGCCGTCGCCGCCGCCGCTGCCAGAGCGGGCTGGCGGTCGGTCGTGCTGATTCCCTCGTCGCTGGAGCGGGCGAAGGTACTCACGACCGCCGTGTACGACGGCGCGCTGATCGCGGTGGACGGCAACTACGACGACGTCAACCGGCTGGCCACCGAACTCGCCGCCGAGCACGAGAGCTGGGCGTTCGTCAACGTCAACGTGCGGCCCTACTACTCCGAGGGGTCCAAGACGCTCGCCTTCGAAGTCGCCGAACAGCTCGGCTGGCGGCTCCCGGAACAGATCGTCGTTCCGATCGCGTCGGGCTCGCAACTGACCAAGGTGGACAAAGGTTTCCGGGAACTCGGCGAGCTCGGGCTGGTGGACGCCGCTTCGTATCGCGTGTTCGGCGCACAGGCCACCGGGTGCTCACCGGTGTCGGCCGCGTTCCGTGACGGGCACGACGTGGTGCGGCCGGTGCGACCGGACACCATCGCCCGCTCGCTGGCGATCGGCAATCCAGCCGACGGTCCGTACGTCCTCGACACCGTGCGCCGCACGGGCGGAGCCATCTCCGACGTCAGCGACGACGAAGTGGTCGAGGGCATTCGGCTGCTGGCCCGCACCGAGGGGATCTTCACCGAGACCGCCGGGGGTGTCACCGTGGCGACGGCGAAGAAGCTCCTCGAGGCGGGCAAGCTCGACCCGGACGCCGAGACGGTACTGCTGATCACCGGTGACGGGCTGAAGACCCTCGACGCACTCGGCGACCGCGTCGGCCCCAAGGCCACCGTGCCGCCGTCGGTGGAGGCCGTGCAGACCGCACTCGACGGCTGA
- the holA gene encoding DNA polymerase III subunit delta, which produces MSRPATTPPPLHLVLGEEELLVERAVREALDTARLADPRADAVRVRVSELTPSYFAELVSPSLFSEGRVVVLDAAQDIGQENADAVLSYIADPADGVVLVVVHSGGGRSKAAKSLPAALRKAGAAVTECPKITKPAERESFVRNEVRRAGGRIDAAGVVALVDAVGTDLRELASAATQLVADSGGSVDEEAVRRYHRGRAEVTGFQVAEKAVAGDRAAALESLRWAQQIGVAHVLLADALADAVRTIARVSAAGRGNPNQMAGELGMPPWKIRKAQGQSKGWSAAGLAAAMRVAARVNAEVKGAAADPAYALERAVLDIVAARRQR; this is translated from the coding sequence GTGAGTCGTCCAGCCACCACGCCACCGCCCCTGCACCTGGTACTCGGTGAGGAAGAACTGCTCGTCGAAAGGGCTGTGCGCGAAGCGCTCGACACCGCGCGCCTGGCCGACCCGAGGGCCGACGCGGTCCGCGTGCGCGTGAGCGAACTCACGCCTTCGTACTTCGCGGAACTGGTGAGCCCGTCACTGTTCAGCGAGGGACGCGTCGTCGTGCTCGACGCCGCCCAGGACATCGGTCAGGAGAACGCCGACGCCGTGTTGTCGTACATCGCCGACCCGGCGGACGGCGTCGTGCTGGTCGTCGTGCACAGCGGCGGTGGACGCAGCAAGGCCGCGAAGTCGCTGCCCGCGGCGTTGCGCAAGGCAGGCGCCGCCGTCACGGAATGTCCGAAGATCACCAAGCCCGCCGAGCGTGAGTCGTTCGTTCGTAACGAGGTCCGCAGGGCGGGAGGCCGCATCGACGCCGCCGGCGTGGTGGCCCTGGTCGACGCCGTGGGCACGGATCTGCGCGAGCTGGCGTCGGCGGCGACGCAGCTGGTGGCGGACTCGGGCGGGTCGGTCGACGAGGAGGCGGTGCGGCGCTACCACCGGGGTCGCGCGGAGGTGACGGGGTTCCAGGTCGCCGAGAAGGCGGTGGCCGGTGACCGTGCGGCAGCGTTGGAATCGCTGCGCTGGGCCCAGCAGATCGGGGTCGCCCACGTGTTGCTGGCGGACGCTCTCGCCGACGCGGTGCGCACCATAGCCAGGGTGTCCGCGGCCGGGAGGGGAAACCCGAACCAGATGGCGGGTGAGCTCGGCATGCCGCCGTGGAAGATCCGCAAGGCGCAGGGCCAGTCGAAGGGTTGGAGTGCCGCGGGGCTCGCTGCGGCCATGCGCGTGGCCGCGCGGGTGAACGCCGAGGTCAAGGGTGCCGCGGCCGATCCGGCGTACGCCCTCGAACGCGCCGTTCTCGACATCGTTGCAGCCCGCAGGCAGCGCTGA
- the rpsT gene encoding 30S ribosomal protein S20, whose protein sequence is MANIKSQMKRIKTNEKRRLRNQSVRSSVKTAIRRFREAAEAGDKAKAVELQREAARKLDKAVTKGVLHKNQAANKKSAMALRVNQL, encoded by the coding sequence ATGGCCAACATCAAGTCCCAGATGAAGCGCATCAAGACCAACGAGAAGCGCCGTCTGCGCAACCAGTCGGTCAGGTCGTCGGTGAAGACCGCGATCCGCAGGTTCCGCGAGGCCGCCGAGGCCGGTGACAAGGCGAAGGCCGTGGAGCTGCAGCGCGAGGCCGCGCGCAAGCTCGACAAGGCCGTGACCAAGGGCGTCCTCCACAAGAACCAGGCCGCCAACAAGAAGTCGGCGATGGCGCTGCGCGTCAACCAGCTCTGA
- a CDS encoding VOC family protein has product MDVLSSRILLNPKDPAVTTAFYRDTLGLAIYREFPGGTVFFLGGGFLEIVGRGEAGRTEDVALWLQVRDLATTVAELRARGVTLDREPRREPWGLDEAWLSDPDSTRIVLVEIPPDHPLRVDVRTP; this is encoded by the coding sequence ATGGACGTGCTGAGCAGCCGAATCCTGCTGAACCCGAAGGACCCCGCCGTGACGACGGCGTTCTACCGCGACACCCTCGGGCTGGCGATCTACCGGGAGTTCCCGGGTGGCACGGTGTTCTTCCTCGGTGGTGGATTCCTGGAGATCGTCGGCCGGGGTGAAGCCGGCCGCACCGAGGACGTCGCGCTGTGGCTCCAGGTCCGAGACCTGGCGACGACGGTGGCCGAGCTGCGGGCCAGGGGAGTCACCCTCGACCGGGAGCCGCGCCGTGAGCCGTGGGGCCTCGACGAGGCCTGGCTGTCCGATCCCGACAGCACGCGGATCGTGCTGGTGGAGATCCCGCCGGACCATCCCCTGCGGGTCGACGTGCGCACACCGTGA
- a CDS encoding class I SAM-dependent methyltransferase: MSSLGQVLDRAFGHPRGPLGRLGGMVMARGNAATEHHIVSVARPTTEETVLVVGPGPGVGLAAAAERARTVIGVDPSHEMLELCARRCADAVEAGTVVLRHATAARTGVDPASVDVVVSVNNVQLWEDRAAAFTELHRVLRPGGRMVLSAHEKWLPVTRHELAAEVKAAGFTDVQTWAWQPPSPLAGRAVQLRAWR, encoded by the coding sequence ATGAGCTCTCTCGGACAGGTACTCGACCGCGCGTTCGGCCACCCGCGGGGACCGCTCGGCAGACTCGGCGGGATGGTGATGGCCCGTGGCAACGCCGCGACCGAACACCACATCGTGTCGGTCGCCAGACCCACGACGGAGGAGACCGTGCTCGTCGTCGGGCCGGGGCCGGGAGTGGGACTCGCGGCGGCCGCCGAGCGGGCACGCACGGTGATCGGCGTCGACCCCTCGCACGAGATGCTGGAGTTGTGCGCCCGGCGCTGCGCCGACGCGGTCGAGGCGGGCACCGTGGTGCTGCGGCACGCGACCGCGGCCCGGACCGGCGTCGATCCCGCGTCCGTCGATGTCGTCGTGAGTGTCAACAACGTGCAGCTGTGGGAGGATCGCGCCGCCGCGTTCACCGAGCTGCACCGCGTGCTTCGCCCCGGCGGGCGAATGGTGCTCTCGGCACACGAGAAGTGGCTGCCCGTCACCCGCCACGAGCTCGCGGCGGAGGTAAAGGCCGCCGGCTTCACCGACGTGCAGACATGGGCGTGGCAGCCTCCGAGCCCACTCGCGGGTCGCGCCGTGCAACTACGGGCCTGGCGTTGA
- the lepA gene encoding translation elongation factor 4, whose translation MTPEVRVTQPRPSADATFTPPEFIRNFCIIAHIDHGKSTLADRMLQLTGVVEERTMRDQYLDRMDIERERGITIKAQNVRLPWRHEGQDHVLHLIDTPGHVDFTYEVSRALEACEGAILLVDAAQGIEAQTLANLYLALDKDLHIIPVLNKIDLPAAEPDKYAAELAGIIGCEPEDVLRVSAKTGEGVRELLDQVVAQVPPPEGDPDAPPRALIFDSVYDTYRGVVTYIRVVDGRITPRERIKMMSTGATHELLEVGIISPEPKACAGLGVGEVGYLITGVKDVRQSKVGDTVTSERKGASEPLAGYREPVPMVFSGLYPVDGSDYPDLREALDKLQLNDAALSYEPETSVALGFGFRCGFLGLLHLEITRARLEREFGLDLIATAPNVVYQVFMEDGSEHVVTNPSDWPSGGKIAEVREPVSKVTVIAPSEFIGAIMELCQGKRGQLLGMDYLSEDRVELRYKLPLAEIIFDFFDALKSRTRGYASLDYEEAGDQAADLVKVDILLQGEPVDAFSAIVHKDAAYSYGNRMATRLRELIPRQQFEVPIQAAVGSRIIARETIRAIRKDVLAKCYGGDISRKRKLLEKQKEGKKRMKTVGRVEVPQEAFVAALSSGDGDKGDKADKGKGKGKK comes from the coding sequence ATGACCCCCGAGGTACGAGTGACACAGCCACGCCCGTCAGCCGACGCCACGTTCACACCGCCGGAGTTCATCCGCAACTTCTGCATCATCGCCCACATCGACCACGGCAAGTCCACCCTGGCCGACCGCATGCTGCAGCTCACCGGTGTGGTCGAGGAACGGACGATGCGCGACCAGTACCTCGACCGCATGGACATCGAGCGGGAGCGGGGCATCACGATCAAGGCGCAGAACGTGCGCCTGCCGTGGCGCCACGAGGGCCAGGACCACGTGCTGCACCTGATCGACACGCCGGGACACGTCGACTTCACCTACGAGGTCTCGCGGGCTCTCGAGGCGTGTGAGGGTGCCATCCTGCTGGTGGACGCGGCGCAGGGCATCGAAGCGCAGACGCTGGCGAACCTGTATCTCGCCCTGGACAAGGACCTCCACATCATCCCGGTCCTCAACAAGATCGACCTCCCCGCCGCGGAGCCGGACAAGTACGCGGCCGAGCTCGCGGGCATCATCGGGTGCGAACCCGAGGACGTCTTGCGCGTGTCGGCGAAGACGGGCGAAGGCGTGCGGGAGTTGCTGGACCAGGTCGTCGCCCAGGTCCCGCCCCCTGAGGGCGACCCTGACGCGCCCCCGAGGGCGTTGATCTTCGACTCCGTGTACGACACCTACCGGGGTGTGGTCACCTACATCAGGGTCGTGGACGGCAGGATCACGCCGCGGGAGCGCATCAAGATGATGTCCACCGGCGCCACCCACGAGCTGCTGGAGGTCGGCATCATCTCGCCGGAGCCCAAGGCGTGTGCGGGACTCGGGGTCGGGGAGGTCGGCTATCTCATCACCGGTGTCAAGGACGTCCGCCAGTCGAAGGTCGGCGACACCGTGACGTCGGAGCGCAAGGGGGCCAGCGAGCCGCTGGCCGGATATCGCGAGCCCGTGCCGATGGTGTTCTCCGGCCTGTACCCGGTGGACGGTTCCGACTACCCGGACCTGCGCGAGGCGCTCGACAAGTTGCAACTGAACGACGCCGCGCTGAGCTACGAGCCCGAGACGTCGGTGGCACTGGGATTCGGGTTCCGCTGCGGGTTCCTGGGACTGCTGCACCTGGAGATCACCAGGGCCAGGCTGGAACGCGAGTTCGGGCTCGACCTGATCGCCACCGCCCCCAACGTGGTGTACCAGGTGTTCATGGAGGACGGCAGCGAGCACGTCGTCACCAACCCCTCCGACTGGCCGTCGGGCGGCAAGATCGCGGAGGTCCGGGAGCCGGTCAGCAAGGTCACCGTGATCGCGCCCTCGGAGTTCATCGGCGCGATCATGGAGCTGTGCCAGGGCAAGCGCGGCCAGCTCCTGGGCATGGACTACCTGTCGGAGGACCGGGTCGAGCTGCGGTACAAGCTGCCCCTCGCCGAGATCATCTTCGACTTCTTCGACGCGCTGAAGTCGCGCACCCGCGGCTATGCGTCGCTGGACTACGAGGAGGCGGGCGACCAGGCGGCCGATCTGGTCAAGGTGGACATCCTGTTGCAGGGCGAGCCGGTGGACGCGTTCTCGGCGATCGTGCACAAGGACGCCGCCTACTCCTACGGCAACCGGATGGCCACCAGGCTGCGTGAACTGATCCCTCGGCAGCAGTTCGAGGTACCGATCCAGGCCGCCGTCGGCTCCCGCATCATCGCCCGCGAGACGATCAGGGCGATCCGCAAGGACGTTCTCGCCAAGTGTTACGGCGGTGACATCTCGCGGAAGCGCAAGCTGCTGGAGAAGCAGAAGGAAGGCAAGAAGCGGATGAAGACGGTCGGCCGCGTCGAGGTGCCGCAGGAGGCGTTCGTGGCCGCGCTGTCCAGCGGTGACGGTGACAAGGGCGACAAGGCGGACAAGGGGAAGGGCAAGGGCAAGAAGTAG
- a CDS encoding NAD(P)H-dependent flavin oxidoreductase, translated as MFDSLRVPVIAAPMAGGPSTPELVAAVGRAGAFGYLAGGYLTAASLAEQITTVRRLSDAAFGVNLFVPGIRSTVDLSAYVERVGHEARRYGTEAGEPRWDDDGYSAKLDLLVEARVPVVSFTFGLPSGSDVDRLHEVGTTVVVTVTSPEEARQASELGVDALCVQGFEAGGHRSVFTDDPDDPSGGPLYGLLAGLRLCSAVTDLPLVAAGGLVRGADVAAVVTAGAVAAQLGTAFLRADEAGTNPTQREALVAGGRPTAVTRAFSGRPARGLVNRFLREHSDHAPAAYPQLHRLTKPVRAASGQAGDPEAMSLWAGQTYTLADGGPAERIVDRLWDEAREALRRSSRRFA; from the coding sequence ATGTTCGACAGCCTGCGCGTGCCCGTGATCGCCGCGCCTATGGCCGGTGGCCCCTCCACGCCTGAGCTCGTCGCCGCGGTGGGACGAGCCGGAGCCTTCGGATACCTGGCGGGCGGGTACCTCACCGCCGCGAGCCTGGCCGAGCAGATCACCACTGTCCGGCGCCTGTCGGACGCCGCGTTCGGGGTGAACCTGTTCGTGCCGGGAATCCGCTCTACTGTGGACCTGAGCGCGTACGTCGAGCGGGTGGGTCACGAGGCGCGACGGTACGGAACCGAGGCGGGTGAACCGCGCTGGGACGACGACGGCTACTCGGCGAAGCTCGACCTGCTCGTCGAGGCTCGGGTGCCCGTGGTCTCGTTCACGTTCGGGCTGCCTTCGGGTTCGGACGTCGACCGGTTGCACGAGGTGGGCACCACCGTGGTCGTCACGGTGACGTCGCCGGAGGAGGCCCGCCAGGCGTCGGAGCTCGGTGTCGACGCGCTGTGCGTGCAGGGCTTCGAGGCGGGCGGGCATCGCAGTGTGTTCACCGACGACCCGGACGACCCCAGCGGCGGGCCGCTGTACGGGCTGCTGGCGGGGTTGCGCCTGTGCTCGGCGGTCACCGACCTGCCGCTGGTGGCCGCGGGTGGGCTCGTGCGGGGCGCCGACGTGGCGGCCGTGGTGACCGCCGGAGCCGTGGCCGCGCAACTGGGGACCGCCTTCCTACGCGCTGACGAGGCGGGGACGAACCCCACCCAGCGAGAGGCGCTCGTCGCCGGTGGCCGTCCCACCGCGGTGACACGGGCGTTCAGCGGCCGTCCGGCCAGGGGGTTGGTCAACCGCTTCCTGCGGGAGCACTCCGACCACGCGCCTGCCGCCTACCCGCAGTTGCACCGGCTCACCAAACCCGTGAGGGCCGCGTCCGGGCAGGCGGGCGACCCGGAGGCCATGTCCCTGTGGGCGGGCCAGACCTACACCCTGGCCGACGGCGGCCCCGCGGAGCGGATCGTCGACCGGCTGTGGGACGAGGCGCGGGAGGCACTGCGGCGTTCCTCACGCCGCTTCGCGTAG
- a CDS encoding zinc-binding dehydrogenase codes for MFAVYAKEPNADDPLASLVVGDRPDPEVPEGWVRVSVRAASLNMHDIWTLRGVGIKPDQFPMILGCDGAGVLDDGTEVVLHSVVNAPEWRGDDTLDPKRTLLTEKHQGTFADSVVVPARNVLPKPAGLSFSEAATMGTAWLTAYRMLFVKSGLRPGQTMLVQGASGGVATALVQLGRAAGFRVWVTGRTEEKRALAEQLGAHASFEPGARLPERVDAVFETVGKATWAHSLKSLKPGGIVVVSGSTSGPDPSADLQRVFFLQLRVTGSTMGTREELADLLSYVDLAGIRPRIGAELPMTEAATGFADMLEGRTSGKIVFTR; via the coding sequence ATGTTCGCCGTCTACGCCAAGGAACCCAACGCCGACGATCCGCTGGCCTCGCTCGTCGTGGGCGACCGGCCCGACCCCGAGGTACCCGAGGGCTGGGTGCGGGTGTCGGTGCGTGCTGCCAGCCTGAACATGCACGACATCTGGACCCTGCGAGGGGTCGGAATCAAGCCGGACCAGTTCCCGATGATCCTCGGTTGCGACGGGGCCGGTGTGCTCGACGACGGCACCGAGGTGGTGCTGCACTCCGTCGTCAACGCTCCCGAGTGGCGGGGCGACGACACCCTGGACCCGAAGCGCACGCTGCTGACGGAGAAGCACCAGGGCACCTTCGCCGACAGCGTGGTGGTGCCCGCCCGCAACGTGCTGCCCAAGCCCGCCGGACTGTCGTTCTCGGAAGCCGCCACGATGGGCACGGCGTGGCTGACCGCCTACCGCATGTTGTTCGTGAAGTCGGGGCTGCGTCCCGGCCAGACGATGCTGGTGCAGGGCGCGTCCGGCGGTGTCGCCACCGCGCTCGTCCAGCTCGGGCGTGCCGCGGGCTTCCGCGTGTGGGTGACCGGCAGGACCGAGGAGAAGCGGGCGCTGGCCGAACAGCTCGGCGCCCACGCCTCGTTCGAACCGGGCGCCCGCCTGCCGGAGCGGGTGGACGCCGTGTTCGAGACCGTGGGCAAGGCCACGTGGGCTCACTCGCTGAAGTCGCTGAAACCCGGCGGGATCGTGGTGGTGTCGGGCTCGACCAGCGGCCCGGACCCCAGCGCGGACCTGCAGCGCGTGTTCTTCCTCCAACTGCGGGTGACGGGCTCCACCATGGGCACCCGCGAGGAGCTCGCCGACCTGCTCTCCTACGTCGACCTCGCCGGTATCCGGCCGCGGATCGGGGCCGAACTGCCGATGACCGAGGCCGCCACCGGGTTCGCCGACATGTTGGAGGGCCGCACCTCGGGCAAGATCGTCTTCACGAGGTGA
- a CDS encoding barstar family protein, producing MTTVRPKLDSKTLADQARARGAYPHVVDTAAYPDRGGTLDAIASALSLPEHFGRNLDTMYDGLTDLSWLPPGEHVLIWRAADVLKRADPRSYLAVHGVLSDAQRALTPRQGRRDGRSLTVVLAD from the coding sequence GTGACGACCGTCAGGCCCAAGCTGGACTCGAAGACGCTCGCCGACCAGGCGCGCGCCCGTGGCGCGTACCCGCACGTGGTGGACACGGCGGCGTACCCGGACCGCGGCGGCACGCTGGACGCCATCGCGTCGGCGTTGTCGCTGCCGGAGCACTTCGGCCGCAACCTCGACACGATGTACGACGGGCTGACCGACCTGTCGTGGCTTCCGCCGGGCGAGCACGTGCTGATCTGGCGGGCCGCCGACGTGCTCAAGCGCGCCGACCCCCGGTCGTATCTCGCGGTGCACGGCGTGCTCTCCGACGCCCAGCGTGCGCTCACCCCGCGTCAGGGACGGCGGGACGGGCGCAGCCTCACCGTGGTGCTCGCCGACTGA